From one Idiomarina sp. X4 genomic stretch:
- a CDS encoding ornithine carbamoyltransferase, with translation MMKHCLSGLELSPADTLQLLALAQAQKDHPEKYQHALAGKSVVTLFEKPSLRTRLSFDIGLQKLGGHAVYLNEQGQGMGVRETVADYARNLSCWADAIVARVMSHRTLEELAQHASVPVVNSLCDKFHPCQALADFLTLQEQYGKVKGLKLVYLGDGNNVSHSLMLTAATVGADCTVICPKGYEPNADLVKKAKALAKKSDANIVVTHDITAVADADALYTDTWVSMGDDKPLDAVHEIFHPYQINAPLVEQSGATSVLHCQPAHRGYEITSDVMDGPLSRCFQQAENRLYAQNALLTLLLNPMAAVLPESMEKAS, from the coding sequence ATGATGAAACATTGTTTATCCGGGCTGGAGCTTTCTCCGGCTGACACATTGCAATTATTGGCTTTAGCGCAAGCGCAAAAAGACCACCCCGAAAAATACCAACACGCACTGGCCGGTAAAAGCGTGGTCACCTTATTTGAAAAGCCTAGCCTTCGCACTCGCTTGTCCTTTGATATTGGTTTGCAAAAGCTGGGCGGTCATGCCGTCTACCTAAATGAGCAGGGGCAGGGCATGGGCGTGCGTGAAACGGTGGCGGATTACGCGCGCAACCTCTCTTGCTGGGCCGATGCCATTGTCGCCCGGGTGATGTCCCATCGTACCTTAGAAGAATTAGCGCAGCACGCTTCCGTTCCTGTGGTGAACAGTCTGTGCGACAAGTTTCATCCTTGTCAGGCGTTGGCGGACTTTTTGACGCTGCAGGAGCAGTACGGCAAGGTTAAAGGGCTAAAACTGGTGTATTTAGGTGACGGTAATAATGTCTCGCATTCACTGATGCTAACCGCTGCCACAGTAGGTGCCGACTGCACCGTTATTTGTCCGAAAGGCTATGAGCCCAATGCGGACCTTGTGAAAAAAGCCAAGGCTTTGGCGAAGAAGAGCGACGCCAATATTGTGGTGACGCACGACATTACTGCGGTGGCAGATGCCGATGCGCTCTACACCGACACTTGGGTGTCCATGGGAGATGACAAACCTCTGGATGCGGTCCATGAGATTTTCCACCCCTATCAAATTAACGCGCCGCTGGTTGAGCAAAGTGGCGCCACTTCGGTGTTGCACTGCCAGCCCGCGCATCGCGGCTATGAAATCACGTCCGATGTTATGGACGGTCCACTGTCTCGCTGTTTCCAGCAAGCTGAGAACCGGCTTTACGCACAAAATGCGTTATTAACCCTGTTATTAAACCCAATGGCAGCAGTACTGCCAGAATCTATGGAGAAAGCCTCATGA
- a CDS encoding argininosuccinate synthase, which produces MSHVKKVVLAYSGGLDTSAIVPWLKENYGCEVVAFVADVGQGAEELEGVEEKSKASGASECHVVDLKDEFVKSYVYPTLKTGAIYEGTYLLGTAMARPIIAKAQVEVARKVGADALAHGCTGKGNDQVRFESCYAALAPDLQVIAPWREWELSSRESLLDYLAERNIPCSASATKIYSRDANAWHISHEGGELEDPWCEPTDKVWTMTTSPEQAPDKPEYVSVTVENGDITAVNDKALSPFECLNVLNDIAAKHGVGRVDIVENRLVGMKSRGCYETPGGTVMMAALQAIDELVLDKTSRSWKAQLSEQFAQLLYDGRWFTPLQQSVMSAAQSLCSTASGEVVLKLYKGSVTAVQKRSPNSLYSEDFATFGADEVYNQAHAEGFIRLFSLPSRIAALQKQQKG; this is translated from the coding sequence ATGAGTCACGTTAAAAAAGTCGTTTTGGCCTATTCTGGCGGTCTGGACACATCGGCCATTGTGCCCTGGTTAAAAGAAAATTATGGCTGCGAAGTTGTGGCGTTTGTGGCTGATGTGGGACAGGGAGCAGAGGAGCTGGAAGGCGTGGAAGAGAAATCCAAAGCGTCCGGTGCATCCGAATGCCACGTGGTTGATCTAAAAGATGAGTTTGTGAAGAGCTACGTGTACCCAACACTCAAGACCGGGGCCATTTACGAGGGCACTTACTTATTGGGCACGGCCATGGCGCGTCCGATTATCGCTAAAGCTCAGGTTGAAGTGGCTCGCAAAGTGGGTGCCGATGCGCTAGCGCACGGTTGTACCGGTAAAGGCAATGATCAGGTGCGTTTTGAGTCCTGCTACGCCGCATTAGCGCCTGATTTACAAGTGATTGCGCCGTGGCGGGAGTGGGAGCTGAGCAGCAGAGAGTCTCTGCTCGATTATTTGGCCGAGCGGAATATCCCGTGCTCGGCGTCGGCGACCAAAATCTACAGCCGGGACGCTAACGCATGGCACATTTCGCACGAAGGCGGGGAATTGGAAGACCCCTGGTGTGAGCCTACGGATAAAGTCTGGACCATGACGACATCGCCAGAGCAAGCGCCGGATAAACCGGAATATGTTTCCGTTACGGTCGAAAATGGCGACATCACGGCGGTGAATGACAAGGCACTGTCGCCTTTTGAATGCCTGAATGTGTTGAATGACATTGCCGCTAAGCATGGTGTCGGGCGGGTGGATATTGTCGAAAACCGTTTAGTGGGCATGAAAAGCCGTGGTTGTTACGAAACTCCCGGTGGTACGGTGATGATGGCTGCGTTACAGGCGATTGATGAGCTGGTACTGGATAAAACCAGCCGCAGCTGGAAAGCGCAACTGAGCGAGCAGTTTGCACAGCTGTTGTACGACGGCCGCTGGTTTACCCCATTGCAGCAGTCGGTCATGAGCGCGGCGCAGTCGCTGTGTTCGACCGCCAGCGGTGAGGTAGTACTGAAGCTCTATAAAGGCTCAGTCACTGCGGTGCAGAAGCGTTCTCCGAATAGCTTATACAGCGAAGACTTTGCGACTTTTGGTGCGGACGAAGTCTATAACCAGGCGCACGCCGAAGGCTTTATTCGGTTGTTCTCTCTTCCCAGCCGGATAGCGGCGCTACAGAAGCAGCAAAAGGGGTAG
- the argB gene encoding acetylglutamate kinase, which translates to MKVIKLGGSLLEQPEDLNALFQSLKQSEDEIVLVHGGGSLVQQWLSTAGLHSEKQSGLRVSPEPHMPYIVGGLAGAANKILMKQAIASGLKPIGLTLYEAGVNCVRQSENLGQVGLCQVSSTEPVPALLADLLMHGYLPIISSIGFGENGEWLNVNADDAAVAVAATYNADLLLITDVEAVLDGSGSPLSHLNSESIQQLTQAGVIKDGMEVKVRGALSAAKRLRRCVRIGSWNVMNNPFSGTQISE; encoded by the coding sequence ATGAAGGTGATTAAACTCGGTGGCAGCCTGCTGGAACAACCAGAAGATCTAAATGCGCTGTTTCAGTCGCTGAAACAAAGCGAGGATGAAATCGTGTTGGTTCACGGTGGCGGCTCGCTGGTCCAACAGTGGCTGAGCACCGCTGGTTTGCACAGTGAAAAACAAAGCGGCTTACGGGTCAGTCCGGAGCCGCACATGCCCTATATAGTGGGTGGCCTGGCAGGCGCGGCCAACAAAATCTTAATGAAACAGGCGATTGCCTCAGGCTTAAAACCGATTGGACTGACGCTTTATGAAGCGGGGGTTAACTGTGTTCGACAGTCTGAAAACTTAGGTCAGGTTGGTCTTTGCCAGGTTTCAAGTACGGAGCCGGTGCCTGCGTTGTTGGCCGACTTACTGATGCATGGTTACCTACCTATTATCAGCTCTATCGGCTTTGGCGAAAACGGCGAGTGGCTCAATGTCAATGCGGATGATGCCGCTGTGGCCGTCGCTGCCACCTACAATGCCGATTTGCTGTTAATAACCGACGTTGAAGCAGTTCTGGACGGCAGCGGAAGCCCTTTAAGCCATCTCAATTCAGAGTCTATTCAGCAACTGACCCAGGCGGGAGTGATTAAAGACGGCATGGAGGTAAAAGTGCGCGGGGCGCTGAGCGCCGCAAAACGCTTACGACGATGTGTGCGAATTGGCAGTTGGAATGTAATGAATAACCCCTTTTCAGGCACACAGATTAGTGAGTAA
- the argC gene encoding N-acetyl-gamma-glutamyl-phosphate reductase — protein sequence MQYQTSHSQSVAIIGASGYVGAELTRLVNQHSALVLIGCYVSEHSSDAGKLLGDLHPQYAHCLSMPLQPLSGAAKAAIIEQADTVFLCTDHAVSVALAPEFLQAGLKVIDLSGGFRLHDVNQYSDFYGFDHKHTDWLGRAVYGLAEWHAADIATAQLVAVPGCYPTAALMALLPLKQKALLTDEKVIVNAVSGVTGAGRKASLNTHGAELSLQAYGLFNHRHTPEIAQQLQQNVLFTPHLANFPRGILATVYANLHEQVTDTEIEGAYQCYAGQPLVRVKAQSRPAIKNVEHQPFVDIGWHRQGNQLIVLSAIDNLLKGAASQAIQCINLQLGVSVEEGLL from the coding sequence ATGCAGTATCAAACATCTCATTCACAATCAGTCGCCATTATCGGGGCCAGTGGATATGTTGGCGCCGAACTCACTCGGCTGGTCAATCAGCACTCTGCGTTAGTGCTTATCGGCTGTTATGTGTCTGAGCATAGCAGCGATGCCGGCAAGTTGCTCGGTGATTTGCATCCGCAGTATGCGCATTGTTTGAGTATGCCGTTGCAGCCTTTATCGGGCGCTGCTAAAGCGGCGATTATTGAACAAGCGGACACGGTATTTTTATGCACGGATCACGCTGTGAGTGTCGCGTTAGCCCCAGAGTTTTTGCAGGCCGGCCTCAAGGTTATTGATTTGTCTGGTGGCTTTCGGCTGCACGACGTAAACCAGTATTCCGACTTCTACGGCTTTGATCATAAACACACGGACTGGCTAGGCAGAGCGGTGTATGGTCTGGCCGAATGGCACGCTGCGGATATTGCGACCGCACAGCTGGTTGCGGTGCCGGGCTGTTATCCAACCGCTGCATTAATGGCGTTGCTTCCGCTAAAACAAAAAGCCTTGCTGACCGACGAAAAAGTGATTGTAAATGCCGTTTCGGGTGTAACCGGTGCGGGCCGTAAAGCATCACTCAATACTCATGGTGCAGAGCTGTCATTGCAGGCTTACGGGCTATTCAATCATCGGCACACGCCAGAAATAGCTCAGCAGTTACAACAAAATGTGCTTTTTACACCGCACCTGGCGAACTTCCCCAGAGGCATACTGGCGACCGTCTATGCGAATCTTCACGAGCAAGTCACCGACACCGAAATAGAAGGCGCGTATCAGTGCTATGCCGGGCAACCGCTGGTGCGGGTAAAAGCGCAAAGTCGGCCAGCAATAAAAAACGTTGAGCATCAACCGTTTGTCGATATTGGTTGGCATCGACAGGGGAATCAACTGATTGTGCTGTCGGCGATTGATAACTTATTGAAGGGCGCGGCGAGCCAGGCCATTCAGTGCATCAACCTGCAACTGGGAGTGTCGGTTGAGGAGGGCTTGCTATGA